The Coleofasciculaceae cyanobacterium genome has a segment encoding these proteins:
- the galE gene encoding UDP-glucose 4-epimerase GalE — MAKILLTGGAGYIGSHTVKKLGEAGYEIVIYDNLSTGSAAAILYGELIQGELNDPQRLAQVFTQHQFDAVLHFAASISVPESLEKPLNYYYNNTCNVVNLLQCCQKFDVNQLVFSSTAAVYGEIQEYPVRESSPTLPINPYGKSKLMSETIIRDYARASELKYVILRYFNVAGADSSGKIGQMGNKAAHLIKVGCDAALGIRSSASIFGTDYPTPDGTGVRDYIHVEDLAAAHIDALTYLEKEATSQIFNCGYGSGYSVKEVLSKIQEISGVDFPVIESPRRLGDPACVVASGAKIREVIGWKPQHDSLDEIVSSALAWEKKKLNSQI, encoded by the coding sequence ATGGCGAAGATTTTGCTTACTGGTGGTGCGGGTTATATTGGCTCTCATACTGTAAAAAAGCTAGGAGAAGCTGGTTATGAGATTGTTATTTATGACAATCTGTCTACAGGTTCAGCAGCAGCGATACTGTATGGCGAATTAATTCAAGGAGAATTAAATGACCCACAGCGTTTGGCACAGGTCTTTACCCAACACCAGTTTGATGCTGTACTTCATTTTGCAGCCAGCATTTCCGTTCCCGAATCTTTAGAGAAGCCCCTCAATTATTACTACAACAATACTTGTAACGTAGTTAATTTATTGCAGTGTTGCCAAAAGTTTGATGTTAACCAGTTGGTCTTTTCAAGTACGGCTGCGGTATACGGCGAAATTCAGGAATATCCTGTTCGAGAATCTTCTCCTACCTTACCCATTAATCCTTACGGCAAATCAAAGTTGATGAGTGAGACTATTATTCGTGACTATGCTCGAGCTTCAGAGCTTAAATATGTCATCTTACGTTATTTTAACGTGGCAGGAGCCGACAGTTCTGGCAAAATTGGTCAGATGGGGAACAAAGCCGCCCATTTAATCAAGGTAGGTTGTGATGCAGCTTTGGGAATTCGTTCGAGCGCTAGTATTTTTGGGACAGACTATCCTACTCCTGACGGTACAGGAGTTCGGGATTACATTCATGTTGAGGATCTAGCTGCTGCTCACATTGATGCTTTAACTTATCTGGAAAAGGAAGCTACTAGCCAAATATTCAACTGTGGCTATGGCAGTGGTTATAGCGTTAAAGAGGTATTGTCTAAAATTCAAGAAATTTCTGGGGTAGATTTCCCAGTGATTGAATCTCCTCGTAGACTGGGCGATCCCGCTTGTGTTGTAGCTTCTGGAGCTAAAATTCGCGAAGTAATCGGCTGGAAACCCCAACATGATTCTTTAGATGAAATTGTTAGTTCTGCTCTTGCTTGGGAAAAGAAAAAATTAAACAGCCAGATTTAG
- the rpiA gene encoding ribose-5-phosphate isomerase RpiA, producing the protein MTDPVKTMKQEVGRAAAARVQSDSIVGLGSGSTAAYAIEYIGDRLSKGEIKNIVGVPTSFQAEVLAKKFKIPLVTLDAIDHIDIAIDGADEVDPQKNLIKGGGAAHTREKVVDSLANEFVVVVDDGKLVERLGSTFLLPVEVIPMAVAPVMRSLEKLGGKPELRMGVKKAGPVVTDQGNLVIDVKFDHIDNPGEMEKTINNFPGVLENGLFVGVADIVLVGAIKDGKPEIREF; encoded by the coding sequence ATGACTGATCCTGTCAAAACCATGAAACAAGAAGTGGGCAGAGCTGCTGCTGCCCGTGTTCAATCGGACTCAATTGTTGGACTAGGATCGGGTTCAACTGCTGCCTATGCGATTGAATATATTGGCGATCGCTTATCCAAAGGCGAAATTAAAAATATTGTCGGTGTGCCGACTTCATTTCAGGCAGAGGTATTAGCCAAAAAGTTTAAGATCCCCTTGGTTACTCTAGATGCTATCGACCATATTGACATTGCAATCGATGGTGCTGACGAGGTAGATCCCCAGAAAAATCTGATTAAAGGCGGTGGGGCGGCACATACCCGCGAAAAAGTTGTAGACTCTCTAGCAAATGAGTTTGTTGTGGTAGTCGATGATGGCAAGTTGGTAGAGCGGCTGGGATCGACGTTTTTATTGCCTGTCGAAGTTATTCCGATGGCAGTTGCTCCTGTAATGCGTAGTTTAGAAAAGTTGGGCGGCAAACCAGAACTACGAATGGGTGTTAAAAAAGCTGGCCCCGTAGTTACCGATCAGGGCAACTTAGTCATCGACGTTAAGTTTGACCATATTGATAACCCTGGTGAGATGGAAAAAACGATCAACAATTTTCCTGGAGTTTTAGAAAACGGACTATTTGTCGGTGTAGCCGATATTGTATTAGTAGGGGCAATAAAAGACGGTAAGCCCGAAATTCGCGAGTTTTAA
- a CDS encoding RNA-binding protein, translated as MSIRLYVGNLPKEEIDRDALAAMFADEGDQVSTKVIKDRKTGKCRGFAFVTVASDEAADRFMEKYNGQSFMDSPLKIEKALPRSKGEEENAPAETTGNSGNSGNAPKRKSSKKPSNSKKPSTNQKQQSSTIQPDPRWADELAKLKEMLASANN; from the coding sequence ATGTCTATTCGTCTATACGTGGGTAACCTACCAAAAGAAGAAATCGATCGCGATGCCTTGGCTGCAATGTTTGCAGATGAAGGAGACCAGGTTTCTACTAAAGTTATCAAAGATCGAAAAACTGGAAAATGTCGTGGTTTTGCTTTCGTTACCGTTGCTAGTGATGAAGCAGCAGATCGGTTTATGGAAAAATACAATGGTCAGTCTTTTATGGACAGCCCTTTGAAAATCGAAAAAGCTCTACCTCGTTCTAAAGGCGAGGAAGAAAATGCACCTGCGGAGACTACTGGTAATAGTGGTAATAGTGGTAATGCCCCGAAACGCAAAAGTAGTAAAAAACCCAGTAACAGTAAAAAGCCTAGTACTAATCAAAAACAACAGAGTAGTACTATTCAACCCGATCCTCGTTGGGCAGATGAATTAGCCAAGCTAAAAGAAATGTTGGCCTCTGCTAATAATTAA
- a CDS encoding universal stress protein has translation MFQSCLICTDFTDGLYRFLDCVPSLAQSGLKKIVFFHSVPLWEEGEVPRVDDEKIERAKQRFEKALEHAPSGVDVQIEVLSGKPLDTIPRVLKKHPVDVIMTGTPIRSLLQEKFFGSTSAGLAKATSQPLNIIRPELITTYTLEELHLRCRHLWRYLLIPYNNSETARYLIEEIKKYAQNRPENSLKQCMLMSVVDDCGRKSILAKQRVEEAKANLQSVKKELEALDLEVDTLVKVGNPLQEITTAALDFDISAIAIATDYRNSLFQWTVRSFANDMMRSSWFPVLLFSPKK, from the coding sequence ATGTTTCAAAGTTGCTTAATCTGCACAGATTTTACCGACGGTTTGTACCGTTTCCTTGATTGCGTGCCAAGCTTGGCTCAAAGTGGTCTAAAGAAAATCGTTTTCTTTCATAGTGTTCCGCTTTGGGAAGAAGGAGAAGTGCCAAGAGTAGATGATGAAAAAATAGAGCGAGCTAAACAACGCTTTGAGAAAGCTTTAGAGCATGCTCCTTCCGGTGTAGATGTTCAAATAGAAGTCCTTTCAGGAAAACCCCTCGATACAATTCCTAGAGTATTGAAAAAGCATCCCGTAGATGTAATTATGACGGGAACTCCAATTAGAAGTTTATTACAAGAGAAATTTTTTGGCAGCACCAGCGCTGGATTAGCGAAAGCCACCAGCCAACCACTCAATATTATTCGCCCCGAACTAATCACTACCTATACTCTTGAAGAGTTGCACTTACGCTGTCGTCATCTTTGGCGTTATCTACTGATTCCCTACAACAATAGTGAGACTGCTCGTTATTTGATTGAAGAAATTAAAAAGTATGCCCAGAATCGCCCAGAAAATTCGCTAAAGCAGTGTATGCTAATGTCGGTGGTTGATGATTGCGGTAGGAAGTCGATTTTAGCCAAACAGCGAGTAGAAGAGGCAAAAGCTAATCTACAATCGGTAAAAAAAGAACTAGAAGCTTTAGATCTTGAAGTAGATACTCTGGTAAAAGTAGGCAATCCTTTGCAGGAAATTACTACTGCTGCTTTGGATTTCGACATTAGCGCGATCGCCATTGCTACAGATTATCGCAACAGTCTTTTCCAGTGGACGGTTCGCAGTTTTGCCAATGATATGATGCGTAGTAGCTGGTTTCCCGTATTGTTATTCTCGCCTAAAAAGTAA
- a CDS encoding c-type cytochrome, with product MRKIIFIVLLAIFVLVTAIDAPALADTMAHSNNGAAVFKANCAGCHVKGGNIVRRGKNLKLKALHRNKVDTQAAIATLVTNGKGIMSAYGDKLTTEQIAEVSAYVLKRAEQNWQ from the coding sequence TTGCGAAAAATCATTTTTATAGTTTTGCTCGCAATATTTGTTTTAGTGACTGCGATTGATGCCCCTGCTCTTGCTGATACGATGGCACACTCAAATAATGGTGCAGCAGTGTTCAAAGCTAACTGCGCTGGCTGTCATGTCAAAGGAGGTAATATTGTACGACGAGGGAAAAATTTAAAGTTGAAGGCTCTCCACAGAAATAAAGTAGATACTCAAGCTGCGATCGCAACTCTGGTAACTAACGGCAAGGGTATCATGTCGGCTTATGGGGATAAACTAACTACCGAACAAATAGCTGAGGTTAGTGCCTATGTACTAAAAAGAGCCGAACAAAATTGGCAGTAA
- a CDS encoding MoxR family ATPase — protein MNRNNSEIGTVSGQEIYQKIYHNIQQVVQGQSTAIRNLLAGFASGGHVLLEDYPGTGKTTLAKALAYSIDARFKRIQFTPDLLPSDIIGISIFNQSDRTFQFHEGPIFANIVLVDEINRASPRTQSALLEAMAESQVSVDGQIRKLPDLFLVIATQNPVGSHGTYPLPEAQMDRFALQFSLGYVAPENEVKILSAQLQNHPLDKIKPCVSLSEAIALIQQVEQVRVSDVMKRYLVDLVNATRTAEGIQLGSSPRGSLALMKVAQALALFDGYKFVAPEQIQELAVMVIAHRLVMQPQARFSGQTAAGVVQDLLKTLPVPS, from the coding sequence ATGAATCGAAACAACTCAGAAATTGGTACTGTTTCTGGACAAGAAATTTATCAGAAGATTTACCACAATATTCAGCAGGTAGTACAAGGGCAATCAACCGCGATTAGAAACTTACTAGCTGGGTTTGCCAGTGGTGGTCATGTCTTATTAGAAGATTATCCTGGTACAGGTAAGACTACCTTAGCTAAAGCTTTGGCTTATTCAATTGATGCTCGGTTTAAACGCATTCAGTTTACTCCCGATTTGCTGCCCTCCGATATTATTGGCATCTCCATTTTTAATCAAAGCGATCGCACTTTCCAGTTTCATGAAGGTCCAATTTTTGCCAATATTGTTTTGGTAGATGAAATTAACCGTGCTTCTCCTCGCACCCAGTCGGCACTATTGGAAGCGATGGCTGAGTCTCAGGTAAGCGTGGATGGTCAAATTAGAAAGTTACCCGATCTATTTTTGGTGATTGCGACTCAAAATCCAGTCGGTTCTCATGGAACATATCCTTTGCCTGAAGCTCAGATGGATCGTTTTGCGCTCCAGTTTAGCTTGGGGTATGTTGCACCTGAAAATGAGGTAAAAATTTTATCAGCTCAACTTCAGAATCATCCCCTAGATAAGATTAAACCCTGCGTTTCTCTCTCAGAAGCGATCGCACTAATACAGCAGGTAGAACAAGTTAGGGTTAGCGATGTCATGAAACGCTATTTGGTCGATCTAGTTAATGCGACCCGTACCGCCGAAGGAATACAGTTAGGAAGCAGTCCCAGAGGTTCTTTGGCATTAATGAAGGTGGCTCAAGCCTTAGCTTTATTTGATGGTTATAAATTTGTTGCCCCAGAACAAATACAAGAATTGGCAGTTATGGTCATTGCTCACAGGTTAGTTATGCAGCCTCAAGCACGTTTTTCAGGTCAAACTGCTGCGGGAGTAGTGCAAGATCTTCTGAAAACTCTTCCTGTTCCTAGCTAA
- a CDS encoding NblA/ycf18 family protein has protein sequence MSDSMKLSLEQKFNIRSFETQVQSMSHEQAQEFLVKLYEQMILKDNMYQHFIRHQWGIDSPPTI, from the coding sequence ATGTCAGATTCAATGAAACTGTCTCTAGAGCAAAAATTTAATATTCGCTCATTTGAGACTCAAGTTCAATCAATGAGCCATGAACAAGCTCAAGAATTTCTAGTTAAGCTCTATGAGCAAATGATCCTTAAGGACAATATGTATCAACACTTTATTCGTCATCAATGGGGAATAGATTCTCCGCCAACGATATAA
- a CDS encoding UDP-glucose/GDP-mannose dehydrogenase family protein: MRVCVIGTGYVGLVTGVCLSHIGHDVICVDNNEEKVKLMQSGQSPIYEPGLSELMKSSAESGRLMFTSDLSKGVAHGEILYIAVGTPPLPTGESDTRYVEAVARGIGTHLKNEYKVIVNKSTVPIGSGDWVRMLVLDGNKESGSSLQPSFDVVSNPEFLREGSAVYDTFNPDRIVLGGNSGKAISMMQELYQPLVTREFAEDKSLPEVPVVITDLNSAEMIKYAANSFLATKISFINEVANICDRVGADITQVAKGIGLDSRIGGKFLSAGIGWGGSCFPKDVSALVHTADDYNYESELLKAAINVNQRQRLIVLEKLQNELKILKGKTIGLLGLTFKPDTDDMRDAPALDLIEQLNRLGARVKAYDPIVSQSGLSHGLSNVIIETNAEMLADGCDALVLVTDWKEFLKLDFNKMAELMSNLLVIDGRNFLDRDAVEAAGIRYIGMGR, from the coding sequence ATGCGTGTTTGCGTTATTGGTACTGGATATGTCGGTTTGGTTACTGGTGTTTGCTTATCTCATATCGGACACGATGTTATCTGTGTCGATAACAACGAAGAAAAAGTTAAGTTAATGCAGTCTGGACAATCGCCAATTTATGAACCTGGTTTGTCCGAACTAATGAAATCTTCTGCCGAGTCTGGTAGATTAATGTTTACTTCTGATTTGTCCAAGGGTGTGGCTCATGGAGAAATTTTATATATTGCCGTAGGGACTCCGCCTTTACCGACAGGAGAAAGCGACACTCGTTACGTCGAAGCAGTAGCTCGCGGAATTGGTACTCACCTCAAAAACGAATACAAGGTAATTGTTAATAAGTCTACCGTTCCCATCGGCTCTGGCGACTGGGTAAGAATGTTGGTTCTTGATGGTAATAAAGAATCTGGTAGTAGTCTTCAACCTAGCTTCGATGTAGTCAGCAATCCTGAGTTTTTAAGGGAAGGTTCGGCAGTATATGATACTTTTAATCCCGATCGCATTGTCTTAGGTGGCAACAGCGGTAAAGCCATTTCGATGATGCAAGAACTATATCAACCTTTGGTAACGAGAGAATTTGCTGAAGATAAATCTCTGCCTGAAGTTCCAGTGGTAATCACTGATCTTAATTCGGCTGAAATGATCAAATATGCGGCTAACTCATTTTTGGCAACCAAAATTAGCTTTATCAACGAAGTGGCTAATATTTGCGATCGCGTCGGTGCCGATATAACTCAAGTTGCCAAAGGAATTGGTTTAGATTCTCGTATTGGGGGCAAGTTTTTGAGTGCAGGAATTGGTTGGGGTGGCTCTTGTTTCCCCAAAGATGTCTCTGCCTTAGTTCATACTGCCGATGACTATAATTATGAGTCTGAGCTATTAAAGGCAGCAATCAACGTTAATCAGCGTCAACGCTTAATCGTCTTAGAAAAACTCCAAAATGAATTAAAAATTCTCAAAGGCAAGACTATTGGTTTATTAGGTTTGACTTTCAAACCAGATACCGACGATATGAGAGATGCCCCGGCACTAGATTTAATTGAGCAGCTTAATCGCTTGGGAGCGAGAGTCAAAGCCTACGACCCCATTGTTTCCCAATCAGGCTTGAGTCATGGTCTTTCTAATGTGATCATTGAAACCAACGCTGAAATGCTAGCAGATGGATGTGATGCTCTGGTTTTGGTTACCGACTGGAAGGAATTCCTCAAGCTAGACTTTAACAAAATGGCTGAATTAATGAGCAATCTTTTAGTAATCGATGGACGTAACTTCTTAGATCGTGACGCAGTAGAAGCAGCTGGTATACGCTACATCGGTATGGGTCGATAA
- a CDS encoding DEAD/DEAH box helicase family protein — protein sequence MPRSPKLKFDRGTLILHPPPKGQAWLDYATWDDRIEKFRIPAIYYRSLVEALQADDKKIIDEAREFYNLELKSRSQLEPYPHQTEALQAWKQARRQGVVVLPTAAGKTYLAELAMQSTPRTTLIVVPTLDLMHQWYAQIESAFPHAEVGLLGGGSRDRTPILIATYNSAAIHAETLGNRYALQIFDECHHLPTDFFKVIAEYAIAPYRLGLTATPERSDGTHRHLDTLIGKIIYRKTPEELSGAALANHKIVQMRVKLSELEQLKYEEAIAIRSKFLRQSNISLGSLQGWQLFVQASARSPQGRKAMLAHRQAKEIALGTDAKIRVLIDLIEKHSTERILIFTNDNATVYRISQQFLIPAITYQTAVKERHDILTRFKAGEYKTLVASHVLNEGVDVPDARIAIILSGTGSTREYIQRLGRVLRKGNTSNKQAILYEVVTENTSEERTSERRRGEQSYEQPQHPQLQLITTKPKPKKQQFKAAEKSKQWNTEEE from the coding sequence ATGCCTCGATCGCCCAAGCTAAAATTCGATCGCGGAACTTTAATCTTACATCCACCCCCAAAGGGCCAAGCTTGGTTGGATTATGCCACTTGGGACGATCGCATAGAAAAGTTTCGCATTCCCGCGATTTATTACCGTTCTCTCGTAGAAGCTCTCCAGGCAGATGACAAAAAAATTATTGACGAAGCCAGAGAATTTTACAATCTGGAACTAAAATCTAGATCGCAACTCGAACCCTATCCCCATCAGACAGAGGCATTACAGGCATGGAAACAGGCGCGAAGGCAGGGAGTCGTAGTTTTGCCTACCGCAGCTGGCAAGACTTATTTAGCTGAGTTAGCAATGCAGTCTACGCCTCGCACTACTTTGATTGTGGTGCCAACTCTAGATTTAATGCATCAGTGGTATGCTCAGATTGAATCTGCTTTTCCTCATGCAGAAGTGGGTTTGTTGGGTGGTGGTTCACGCGATCGCACTCCGATTTTGATTGCTACCTACAACAGTGCAGCAATTCACGCCGAAACCTTGGGTAATCGTTATGCACTGCAAATCTTTGATGAGTGCCATCATTTACCGACCGACTTTTTTAAAGTAATTGCCGAATATGCGATCGCTCCTTATCGCTTGGGGTTAACTGCGACTCCTGAACGCAGCGACGGTACTCACCGCCATTTAGATACTCTAATTGGCAAAATTATCTATCGTAAAACCCCTGAAGAACTCTCTGGTGCAGCCTTAGCCAATCACAAAATAGTCCAGATGCGAGTCAAACTATCTGAGCTAGAACAATTAAAATACGAAGAGGCGATCGCGATACGGAGTAAATTTTTGCGTCAGTCTAATATTTCTTTAGGTAGCCTTCAAGGATGGCAGCTATTTGTCCAAGCTAGCGCGCGATCGCCCCAAGGTAGAAAAGCGATGTTAGCTCACCGACAAGCAAAAGAGATCGCTTTGGGTACAGATGCCAAAATCCGTGTATTGATTGACTTAATCGAAAAACATTCCACAGAACGCATTTTAATTTTCACTAATGATAACGCCACTGTTTATCGCATCTCGCAACAGTTTTTGATTCCCGCTATTACTTATCAGACTGCGGTTAAAGAACGTCACGATATTTTAACCAGATTTAAAGCAGGAGAATATAAAACTTTAGTAGCGTCTCACGTACTCAATGAAGGGGTAGATGTACCCGATGCTCGAATTGCAATTATTCTGTCTGGTACAGGTTCTACTAGAGAATATATTCAAAGATTAGGTAGAGTGCTAAGAAAAGGCAATACCAGTAATAAACAGGCGATTCTCTACGAGGTTGTGACAGAAAACACTAGTGAAGAAAGAACATCAGAACGCCGTCGCGGTGAGCAAAGCTACGAGCAACCTCAACACCCACAATTGCAGCTCATTACGACCAAACCGAAACCCAAAAAGCAACAGTTCAAAGCAGCCGAAAAATCAAAACAATGGAATACGGAGGAAGAATAG
- the cofH gene encoding 7,8-didemethyl-8-hydroxy-5-deazariboflavin synthase subunit CofH, giving the protein MVNQAQTSLVTDILSRAARADISVEEGIYLIQEQDLEVRSLIAQTADRLRDKQVGDTVTYVINRNINFTNICEQHCSFCAFRRDAGEVGSFWLNTEQIIAKATEAVCIGATEICMQGGLNPQAKHNGSSLNYYLNLVKEIKSHFPQLHLHAFSPQEIQFIAREDGISYEKVLSALKRAGLGSMPGTAAEILDDRVRKIICPEKIDSATWVEIISLAHRLSIPTTSTMLSGHVETARQQIEHLDQLRSLQQAAVSNNYPAKITEFIILPFVGQEAPAPIRHRVGRDQPLVAEVLHLTAVARIFLGNWIVNHQPSWVKIGLEGAKQALQSGCNDIGGTLMEEHITTMAGAQGGTCMTVESLEQAIASLNRPKQQRDTLYKYL; this is encoded by the coding sequence GTGGTTAATCAAGCCCAAACGAGTCTAGTTACAGATATTTTATCGAGAGCAGCAAGAGCAGATATTTCGGTAGAAGAGGGAATATATCTGATTCAAGAACAAGATTTAGAAGTGCGATCGCTTATTGCTCAGACAGCAGATCGCCTACGCGACAAACAGGTAGGCGATACCGTTACCTATGTAATTAACCGTAATATAAACTTTACTAATATCTGCGAGCAGCACTGTAGTTTCTGCGCTTTTCGCCGTGATGCTGGTGAGGTCGGCTCATTTTGGCTCAATACTGAACAAATAATTGCTAAAGCTACTGAAGCTGTCTGTATTGGAGCAACAGAAATATGTATGCAGGGTGGATTAAATCCCCAAGCAAAACATAATGGTAGTTCCTTGAATTACTATCTCAACTTAGTTAAAGAAATTAAATCACATTTTCCGCAACTACATTTACACGCTTTTTCTCCGCAAGAAATCCAGTTTATTGCCAGAGAAGACGGTATTAGCTACGAAAAAGTGCTGTCAGCTTTAAAAAGAGCAGGATTAGGCTCAATGCCAGGTACAGCAGCCGAAATTTTAGACGACCGCGTCAGAAAGATAATTTGTCCTGAAAAAATTGACAGTGCGACTTGGGTAGAAATTATCAGCTTGGCTCATCGTTTAAGTATACCTACCACCAGCACGATGCTTTCTGGTCATGTTGAAACTGCTCGACAGCAAATCGAACATTTAGACCAATTGCGATCGCTCCAGCAAGCTGCTGTTAGTAACAATTATCCCGCTAAGATCACTGAGTTCATTATTTTACCTTTTGTGGGACAAGAAGCTCCTGCTCCGATTCGCCATCGCGTCGGTAGGGATCAACCTTTAGTTGCAGAGGTGCTGCATCTAACTGCCGTTGCTCGAATCTTTTTAGGGAATTGGATAGTCAATCACCAACCAAGCTGGGTCAAAATCGGCTTAGAAGGAGCTAAACAGGCTTTGCAAAGTGGTTGCAACGATATTGGCGGCACGTTGATGGAAGAACATATTACAACTATGGCTGGAGCGCAAGGAGGAACCTGCATGACGGTAGAAAGTCTAGAACAGGCGATCGCGTCTTTAAATCGACCAAAACAACAAAGAGATACTTTATACAAATACCTATAA
- a CDS encoding UDP-glucuronic acid decarboxylase family protein has protein sequence MRILVTGGAGFIGSHLIDRLMNQGHDVICLDNFFTGHKRNILHWLDNPYFELIRHDITEPIRLEVDQIYHLACPASPVHYQYNPVKTIKTNVMGTLNMLGLAKRVKARFLLASTSEVYGDPDVHPQPEEYRGNVNCIGIRSCYDEGKRVAETLAFDYHRQNNVDIRIMRIFNTYGPRMFENDGRVVSNFIVQALKGNPLTVYGDGSQTRSFCYVADLVEGMMRLMNGEHIGPINIGNPGEYTILQLAETIQKMINPDTELAFKPLPQDDPKQRQPDITKAKNLLGWEPTINLEEGLNMTIEDFSSRINEAKS, from the coding sequence ATGAGAATATTAGTAACAGGCGGTGCAGGGTTTATCGGTTCTCATCTCATCGATCGCTTAATGAACCAGGGTCATGACGTAATCTGCCTGGACAATTTTTTCACTGGTCATAAGCGTAATATCCTTCATTGGCTTGATAATCCTTATTTTGAATTAATCCGTCACGATATTACCGAACCAATTCGCCTTGAAGTAGATCAAATTTATCATCTTGCTTGCCCAGCCTCTCCCGTTCACTATCAGTACAACCCCGTAAAAACTATCAAAACCAACGTGATGGGTACATTAAATATGTTGGGACTAGCCAAGCGAGTCAAAGCAAGATTTCTCCTCGCCTCCACCTCCGAAGTATATGGCGATCCTGACGTACATCCTCAACCAGAAGAATATCGTGGTAACGTCAACTGCATTGGTATACGTAGCTGCTATGACGAAGGTAAAAGAGTAGCCGAAACCTTAGCTTTCGATTACCATCGACAAAACAATGTTGATATCCGAATTATGCGAATTTTCAATACTTATGGACCGAGAATGTTTGAAAACGATGGTCGCGTTGTCAGCAATTTTATCGTTCAAGCACTAAAAGGCAATCCTTTAACAGTTTATGGTGACGGTTCGCAAACTCGTAGCTTTTGCTACGTAGCCGATTTAGTTGAAGGGATGATGCGGTTAATGAACGGTGAACACATCGGTCCAATTAATATTGGTAATCCTGGGGAGTACACGATCCTACAGCTGGCTGAGACAATTCAAAAAATGATTAATCCTGATACAGAACTGGCGTTCAAACCTTTGCCTCAAGATGATCCTAAACAAAGACAACCTGACATTACTAAAGCTAAAAATCTGTTAGGCTGGGAACCCACAATTAATCTTGAAGAAGGTTTAAACATGACTATAGAAGATTTTAGTTCTCGTATCAACGAAGCTAAATCTTAA